A genomic segment from Bryobacteraceae bacterium encodes:
- a CDS encoding SpoIIE family protein phosphatase yields the protein MASITGPVAAVPAALSVTNPSGQTSTIGLSRTPFVFGRQAENDLVLRDNRVSRVHARILQESGGYFLEDLNSRHGTFLNGARIQSRVRLAQNDQISFGFPDGYQLRFQQEEPEMVRLAGHIGAAGPGGELSKLRALVEVARALRSSLSTKEVLEAVVDAALAVTRSDRGFLFLRGSGGGGLGELELAVARDKNGARLGEHDLRVPRRVIQRALESRRELLSMNFDPLATGSESPDRSIAALDLRSVVCLPLVRIRTQQLQETIVSDPRDTFGLIYLDSKLELADLSAGNREVLQTLALEASTILENARLLEQERAKQRLEQELTIARQIQQTLFPENLPVSGWFRAAASSEPSQQVGGDVYDIARIDDAHWHFLVADVSGKGVSSALLAALLQGAFVLVPEDAAGIASKLAQLNGYVYERAEGEKYATLFYAALLADGTMYWCNAGHCEPLVVHLDGSIERLESTSLPIGMLPLDMLDAGAFSVRTVRLRDGDKILVYSDGVSDARNAAGETFGTVRIEGIAKANAAGSAGEIHLALAAAVASFAGGAPQPDDITIVVTEYRPS from the coding sequence TCTTCGGCCGCCAGGCCGAGAACGACCTCGTGCTTCGCGACAATCGCGTCTCCCGCGTCCACGCCCGCATCCTCCAGGAGAGCGGCGGCTACTTCCTGGAAGACCTGAACAGCCGCCACGGGACCTTCCTCAACGGCGCCCGCATCCAGTCGCGCGTCCGCCTCGCGCAGAATGACCAGATCTCGTTCGGATTCCCGGACGGCTACCAGCTTCGCTTCCAGCAGGAAGAGCCGGAGATGGTTCGCCTGGCCGGCCACATCGGCGCCGCCGGCCCGGGCGGCGAGCTCTCCAAGCTCCGCGCCCTGGTCGAAGTGGCGCGCGCGCTTCGCAGCTCCCTTTCGACCAAAGAGGTGCTCGAAGCCGTCGTGGACGCCGCCCTGGCGGTCACCCGGTCGGACCGCGGGTTTCTCTTCCTGCGCGGCTCCGGCGGCGGCGGTCTCGGCGAACTCGAACTCGCCGTGGCCCGCGACAAGAATGGCGCGCGCCTCGGTGAACACGATCTCCGCGTACCCCGCCGCGTCATTCAGCGCGCCCTCGAATCCCGGCGTGAGCTGCTGTCGATGAACTTTGATCCGCTCGCCACCGGATCCGAATCGCCGGACCGCTCCATCGCCGCGCTCGACCTCCGCAGCGTCGTCTGCCTCCCGCTTGTCCGCATCCGCACCCAGCAGTTGCAGGAAACCATCGTCTCGGATCCGCGCGACACATTCGGCCTGATCTACCTCGATTCCAAACTCGAACTCGCCGATCTATCCGCCGGCAATCGCGAGGTCCTCCAGACGCTCGCCCTCGAAGCGTCGACGATTCTCGAAAACGCACGCCTCCTCGAACAGGAACGCGCCAAGCAGCGGCTCGAGCAGGAACTCACCATCGCCCGGCAGATCCAGCAGACTCTGTTCCCGGAGAACCTTCCCGTCTCCGGCTGGTTTCGCGCCGCCGCCTCCAGCGAGCCCTCCCAGCAGGTGGGCGGCGACGTCTACGACATCGCGCGCATCGACGATGCACACTGGCACTTCCTCGTGGCCGACGTCAGCGGCAAGGGCGTCAGTTCGGCGCTGCTCGCGGCCCTCCTGCAAGGCGCCTTCGTGCTGGTGCCGGAAGACGCCGCGGGCATCGCGAGCAAATTGGCTCAGTTGAACGGCTACGTCTACGAACGCGCCGAAGGCGAGAAGTACGCCACGCTGTTCTACGCCGCCCTGCTCGCCGACGGCACTATGTATTGGTGCAACGCCGGCCATTGCGAACCGCTCGTGGTGCACCTCGACGGGTCCATCGAACGGCTGGAATCCACCTCCCTGCCCATCGGCATGCTGCCGCTCGACATGCTCGACGCCGGCGCCTTCTCCGTCCGGACCGTGCGGCTGCGCGACGGCGACAAAATCCTCGTCTATAGCGACGGCGTCTCCGATGCCCGCAACGCCGCCGGCGAAACGTTCGGCACGGTCCGCATCGAAGGCATCGCCAAGGCCAACGCGGCCGGGTCCGCCGGGGAGATCCATCTCGCGCTCGCGGCGGCCGTCGCCTCCTTCGCCGGCGGCGCCCCGCAGCCGGACGACATCACCATCGTCGTCACCGAATACCGCCCTTCCTGA
- a CDS encoding MIP/aquaporin family protein — protein sequence MRTYSLTAELCAEFLGTFVLIVLGCGVVASVVLFEDKGGFTNINLAWGLAVTFGIYTAGKVTGAHLNPAVTLTLAVLRGFPWAKVIPYSIAQTAGAFAAAAVVFANYRPAFLKADPMLEKTAGVFTTFPAFPASPWPGLLDQVIGTALLLMLIFALTDENNQPPGNLTPVLIGLVVVAIGMCFGTMHGYAINPARDFGPRLLSVAAGFRNNGLTDGEPVFWVPIAGPLIGGVLGGVLYDRLIGRWLAAR from the coding sequence ATGCGAACCTACTCACTCACGGCCGAGCTCTGCGCCGAGTTTCTCGGAACGTTCGTCCTCATCGTTCTGGGCTGCGGCGTCGTCGCCTCCGTGGTGCTGTTCGAGGACAAGGGCGGGTTCACCAACATCAACCTCGCGTGGGGGCTCGCCGTGACGTTCGGCATCTACACCGCGGGCAAGGTCACCGGCGCGCACCTGAACCCGGCCGTCACCCTGACGCTCGCCGTGCTCCGCGGCTTCCCCTGGGCCAAGGTGATTCCGTACTCGATCGCCCAGACCGCCGGCGCGTTCGCCGCCGCCGCCGTCGTATTCGCCAACTACCGCCCGGCGTTTCTCAAGGCGGATCCGATGCTCGAAAAAACCGCCGGCGTCTTCACCACTTTCCCCGCCTTCCCGGCGTCGCCCTGGCCCGGCCTGCTGGACCAGGTGATCGGAACCGCGCTCCTGCTAATGCTCATCTTTGCCCTCACCGACGAAAACAACCAGCCCCCCGGCAATCTCACGCCCGTTCTCATCGGCCTCGTCGTGGTGGCCATCGGCATGTGCTTCGGAACCATGCACGGGTACGCCATCAACCCGGCGCGCGATTTCGGACCGCGCCTGCTCTCGGTGGCGGCCGGTTTCCGGAACAACGGACTCACCGACGGAGAGCCCGTTTTCTGGGTGCCCATCGCCGGTCCGCTGATCGGCGGAGTACTCGGCGGCGTCCTCTACGACCGCCTAATCGGACGCTGGCTCGCCGCCCGGTGA
- a CDS encoding Arc family DNA-binding protein, producing the protein MAERKSFLIRIDGEMLDHLRRWADDDFRSLNAQIEFLLRRALAESGRLKRSPGGEPASD; encoded by the coding sequence TTGGCTGAGCGGAAGTCATTCCTGATCCGGATCGACGGCGAAATGCTCGACCATCTCCGCCGCTGGGCGGACGACGACTTCCGGAGTTTGAACGCGCAGATCGAGTTTCTGTTGCGGAGGGCGCTCGCTGAAAGCGGGCGCCTGAAGCGTTCACCGGGCGGCGAGCCAGCGTCCGATTAG